A portion of the Leptidea sinapis chromosome 27, ilLepSina1.1, whole genome shotgun sequence genome contains these proteins:
- the LOC126972887 gene encoding NADH dehydrogenase [ubiquinone] iron-sulfur protein 6, mitochondrial, translated as MNSVLARSINLPSKYGAASRITTVRCLASKIEDIQTHTGQKWNSDDYRLVRFTNAPKQVNQNWAVNLIAAVPPKEVTERIVWCDGGSGPEGHPRVYINLDKPGDHSCGYCGLRFIKKEHH; from the exons atgaattctGTTTTGGCGAGATCTATTAATCTTCCTAGTAAATATGGTGCCGCTAGCCGTATTACTACAGTTCGATGCCTAGCTAGTAAAATAGAAGATATTCAAACTCACACAGGTCAA AAATGGAACTCCGATGACTATCGCCTCGTACGATTCACAAATGCACCTAAGCAAGTAAATCAGAATTGGGCAGTAAATTTAATTGCTGCAGTACCACCTAAAGAAGTTACCGAGAGAATTGTGTGGTGTGATGGTGGAAGTGGACCAGAAGGTCATCCGCGTGTCTACATAAATCTG GACAAACCGGGTGATCATTCTTGTGGATATTGTGGATTAAGATTTATTAAGAAAGAGCATCATTGA
- the LOC126972842 gene encoding tigger transposable element-derived protein 4-like → MSKTRLTIMVAANMTGSCKRKLLVIGKSKKPRCFKNIRSLPVTYENNVKSWMTSEIFEKWLRNWDAELKANNKIVLLLVDNCPAHPAVTNLKCIKLVFLPPNVTSVLQPSIGVIRCLKSHYRRLQVLKLIQSIDSNNQNSFTVLDAILMISEAWEKVSQKTIANCFGHAGFKDLTSLITRTSDDVIDDDEDDNISLAQLAQNLRPALSTTETDEFIDVDQSIAIRAPATEDDIVHEVQEENEQEDSEEQFTVPTLIDGLNAVSVLRKIVLFNEEFHMQGNCDNTLIKIQCELQNVYAQQKCFKQTKITDFMHTKMILFFYIIRLY, encoded by the coding sequence ATGTCCAAGACGAGACTAACGATCATGGTTGCAGCAAATATGACAGGATCCTGTAAAAGGAAGCTTTTAGTTATTGGGAAATCTAAGAAACCAAGATGCTTTAAAAACATACGCTCACTGCCGGTAACGTATGAAAACAATGTGAAGTCATGGATGACAtcggaaatttttgaaaaatggttACGAAACTGGGACGCTGAATTAAAAGCAAACAATAAGATAGTTCTTCTTTTAGTTGATAATTGTCCTGCTCATCCAGCTGTTACTAATCTGAAGTGTATTAAACTCGTGTTCTTACCACCAAATGTTACATCTGTACTGCAACCTTCCATAGGTGTAATAAGATGTTTAAAATCTCATTATAGAAGACTgcaagtgttaaagttaatacaAAGCATTGACAGTAATAATCAGAACAGCTTTACGGTTCTTGATGCCATCTTGATGATATCCGAAGCATGGGAAAAGGTTTCACAAAAAACCATAGCTAACTGCTTTGGGCATGCAGGTTTTAAAGATCTTACAAGTCTTATAACAAGAACCTCAGATGATGTGATTGACGACGATGAAGACGACAATATTTCTTTGGCTCAATTAGCCCAAAATTTACGACCTGCTTTATCTACTACTGAAACAGACGAGTTCATTGATGTAGATCAGTCTATTGCAATTCGTGCACCAGCTACGGAGGATGATATTGTACATGAAGTTCAAGAGGAAAATGAACAGGAAGACTCGGAAGAACAATTTACAGTGCCAACTTTGATTGACGGTCTCAATGCTGTTAGTGTATTACGAAAGATTGTTCTTTTTAATGAAGAGTTCCACATGCAGGGAAATTGTGACAATACGCTGATTAAAATCCAATGTGAATTACAAAATGTGTATGCACAACAGAAGTGTTtcaaacaaactaaaattacagattttatgcatacaaaaatgatattgttcttttatattatacgtttGTATTGA